The following coding sequences are from one Terriglobales bacterium window:
- a CDS encoding isoprenylcysteine carboxylmethyltransferase family protein: protein MFSRIAGFIYGVVCYLAFLGAFLFAIGFIGNFAVPKSIDAAPQTAVTFALAIDVLLLGLFAVQHSVMARQWFKTAWTRIVPAPVERSTYVLFSSLALFLLFWKWQPIGGVIWNVENATGRLIILALYAVGWLTVLVATFLINHFDLLGLRQVWLYLCGQPYTPLKFRTPGLYRFVRHPLYVGWLLVFWSAPLMTSAHLVFAIATTAYILIAIQFEERDLVRFHGEYEEYRRRVPMLLPIGSKMKKLITMLFIVGATLFTASRANAQVLVVTVPFDFAVAGKTMPAATYIVQDFKDSRLFAFMGDGQSTMVVATETDSTVTGGKLVFHRFGDEYFLSDMVTRSGKMHFAASARERRARRAAQHSLTTVLGN from the coding sequence ATCGACGCTGCACCTCAGACTGCCGTTACGTTCGCGCTGGCCATTGACGTCTTGTTGTTGGGACTATTCGCGGTTCAGCACAGTGTGATGGCTCGCCAATGGTTCAAGACTGCGTGGACCCGAATCGTGCCTGCGCCTGTGGAACGGAGCACGTACGTGCTGTTCTCCAGTTTGGCGTTATTCCTGTTGTTCTGGAAATGGCAGCCAATCGGGGGCGTGATTTGGAACGTGGAGAACGCCACAGGACGACTGATAATCCTGGCGCTCTATGCGGTTGGCTGGCTGACCGTACTGGTTGCAACCTTCCTCATCAACCACTTCGACCTGCTCGGATTGCGACAAGTCTGGCTATATCTCTGCGGCCAGCCGTACACGCCCCTCAAGTTCCGCACGCCGGGCCTGTACCGCTTCGTTCGACATCCTTTGTATGTAGGGTGGCTCCTCGTGTTTTGGTCGGCGCCGCTGATGACATCCGCACATCTGGTGTTCGCAATTGCGACTACCGCATACATCTTGATTGCAATTCAATTCGAGGAACGCGACCTGGTGCGATTTCATGGAGAATACGAAGAATATCGACGCCGCGTGCCGATGCTCCTGCCCATCGGTTCTAAGATGAAAAAACTGATTACTATGCTGTTTATTGTGGGGGCCACTCTTTTTACGGCGTCGAGAGCGAATGCTCAAGTACTTGTGGTTACCGTCCCATTCGATTTCGCGGTCGCCGGAAAAACGATGCCCGCCGCCACCTACATCGTCCAAGATTTTAAAGACAGCAGACTCTTCGCATTCATGGGCGATGGGCAATCCACTATGGTCGTCGCCACTGAAACGGATAGCACTGTCACCGGAGGTAAGCTGGTGTTCCATCGATTTGGCGATGAATACTTTTTAAGCGATATGGTGACGCGAAGCGGCAAGATGCATTTTGCTGCCTCTGCCAGGGAGCGACGCGCTCGACGCGCGGCTCAACACTCACTTACGACCGTTTTAGGAAACTGA